From Bicyclus anynana chromosome 7, ilBicAnyn1.1, whole genome shotgun sequence, the proteins below share one genomic window:
- the LOC112055055 gene encoding alaserpin-like: MEQLFYMLCILPVTALAMSNGITTETLLQDSSNEFTARMFTEVTKANPKTSVVLSAISVMTPLAVLALASVGASHDELLTAIGTPSDDIAKTVFPYANKELNATEGVTLNIASKIFIGKHYELNDNFVAVAKDVFDSEVQTIDFQENVKAATEINTWAEDKTNNRITNLVDPRGINGNTKAILVNAIYFKAAWADPFEKDLTEVKDFHVTENNVIQVPMMFRKAFFYYTESEELKSQIIEIPYNLYGSFLFVVLPREINGIAELLEKLKDPNILDNVWKKHDRSEVELKLPKFKIETTTNLKDVLIKMGVTKLFDPVEAKLKNLLKDDEGLFIDSAIQKTFLEVNEDGTEAGVVNEFAGPGGAFSFDPPPPIDFNANRPFYYAIKVNSLTLFNGVVYGA, encoded by the exons taTTGCCAGTCACTGCATTGGCAATGTCAAACGGGATAACCACAGAGACATTACTTCAAGACAGCAGTAATGAATTCACAGCAAGAATGTTCACT GAAGTTACGAAAGCGAATCCCAAGACGAGCGTCGTCCTATCTGCAATATCTGTTATGACACCTCTTGCTGTATTAGCGTTAGCGTCGGTTGGTGCATCACACGATGAACTTCTAACAGCAATCGGAACACCTAGTGATGACATT GCAAAAACAGTTTTTCCATATGCAAACAAGGAATTGAATGCCACTGAAGGAGTCACACTGAACATAGctagtaaaatttttattggaaaGCATTATGAGTTAAATGACAACTTCGTCGCTGTGGCAAAGGATGTTTTTGATTCCGAAGTTCAAACTATAGATTTTCAAGAGAATGTAAAAGCAGCTACAGAAATTAATACCTGG GCCGAAGATAAGACAAATAATCGCATTACGAATTTAGTCGACCCTAGAGGCATCAATGGAAATACTAAAGCTATTTTAGTCAACGCCATTTACTTTAAG gCTGCATGGGCAGACCCATTTGAAAAGGACTTGACGGAGGTTAAAGATTTCCACGTGACCGAAAATAATGTGATCCAAGTTCCTATGATGTTCCGGAAAGCGTTTTTCTATTATACAGAAAGTGAAGAACTGAAATCTCAA ATAATTGAAATTCCATACAATCTATATGGATCTTTTCTATTCGTTGTGCTTCCGCGTGAAATTAACGGTATTGCGGAGTTATTAGAAAAGTTAAAAGACCCAAATATTTTAGACAACGTCTGGAAAAAACATGATAGATCAGAAGTAGAACTGAAATTACCGAAGTTTAAAATTGAAACTACTACTAATCTGAAAGACGTTCTCATTAAA atGGGTGTCACAAAATTGTTTGACCCAGTCGAAGCTAAATTAAAAAACCTGTTGAAAGACGATGAAGGTTTGTTCATAGATTCGGCTATACAGAAAACATTTTTGGAAGTTAACGAAGATGGCACTGAAGCTGGAGTTGTAAACG AATTCGCTGGTCCTGGAGGTGCCTTTTCCTTCGACCCACCACCGCCAATAGATTTCAATGCTAATAGACCGTTCTACTACGCTATTAAAGTTAACTCATTGACTTTATTCAACGGAGTGGTGTACGGAGCTTAA
- the LOC112055425 gene encoding alaserpin: MRQIFYILCILPFTALAMSNGKTTETLLQEGSNQFTTKMFTEVTKANPQKSTVMSAISVMEPLAELSLASVGESHDELQTAIGTTSDETTKAVFSYANKELKASEGITLTTASKIYVGANYKLNDNFVAVSKNVFDSEVQNIDFEENVKAATEINTWVEDKTNNRIKDLVDPRSIDGNTKAILVNAIYFKGAWADPFEKELTEDKDFYVSKDNVIQVPMMYQRSHFDYVESEELNCQIIEIPYRGYQASLVVVLPREVDGIVELLEKLKDPNVVDNALKQRNYRTEVKLRLPKFKIETTTNLKDVLTKIGVTKLFDPSEAKLNNLLKDGEGLFIDSAIQKAFLEVNEVGTEAAAANVFNAVGASFILDPPPPKDFNANRPFYYAIKMNSLTLFNGVMYGV; encoded by the exons ATGAGGcagatattttatatactatGCA TACTGCCTTTCACCGCATTGGCAATGTCCAATGGAAAAACCACAGAGACGTTGCTTCAAGAAGGCAGTAATCAATTTACTACAAAAATGTTTACC GAAGTAACGAAAGCGAATCCCCAGAAGAGCACTGTCATGTCTGCAATATCTGTTATGGAACCTCTTGCTGAATTATCGCTAGCGTCGGTTGGTGAATCACACGATGAACTTCAAACAGCAATCGGAACAACTAGTGATGAGACT acaAAGGCAGTTTTCTCATATGCTAACAAGGAATTGAAAGCATCTGAAGGGATCACACTAACAACAGCTAGTAAAATTTATGTTGGAGCCAATTATAAACTAAATGACAACTTCGTCGCTGtgtcaaaaaatgtttttgattcTGAAGTTCAAAATATAGACTTTGAAGAAAACGTAAAAGCAGCTACAGAAATTAATACATGG gtCGAAGATAAGACAAATAATCGAATTAAGGATTTGGTTGACCCTAGGAGCATCGATGGAAACACAAAAGCTATTTTAGTTAACGCCATTTACTTCAag GGTGCATGGGCAGACCCTTTTGAAAAAGAATTGACGGAGGACAAAGATTTCTACGTGAGCAAAGACAATGTAATCCAAGTACCCATGATGTACCAAAGAAGCCATTTCGATTATGTTGAAAGTGAAGAACTTAACTGTCAA ATAATTGAAATTCCATACAGGGGATATCAAGCTTCCCTCGTTGTTGTTCTTCCACGTGAAGTTGATGGTATTGTAGAGCTATTAGAAAAACTAAAGGACCCCAATGTTGTAGACAACGCCTTGAAACAAAGAAATTATAGAACTGAAGTAAAACTGAGATTACCAAAGTTTAAAATTGAAACCACTACTAATTTGAAAGACGTTCTCACAAAA ATTGGTGTCACAAAACTGTTCGACCCATCAGAAGCTAAATTAAATAACCTGTTGAAGGACGGCGAAGGTTTATTCATAGATTCGGCTATACAGAAAGCGTTTTTGGAAGTAAATGAAGTAGGCACTGAAGCTGCTGCTGCAAATG tatttAACGCTGTTGGAGCCAGTTTCATCTTGGACCCACCACCGCCAAAGGATTTCAACGCTAATAGACCATTCTACTACGCTATTAAAATGAACTCATTGACTCTATTCAACGGAGTGATGTATGGAGTTTAA